In Hermetia illucens chromosome 1, iHerIll2.2.curated.20191125, whole genome shotgun sequence, one genomic interval encodes:
- the LOC119647324 gene encoding probable cytochrome P450 6a14 isoform X1 encodes MAILVAFCSILVTILTSVYVLFKIQYRYWAKRGVPCLEPIFPFGSLRRNGKRRPIKDTLDETYREFSGKGPLAGLYFFSNAVLMVLDLDLIHNILVRDFNKFHDRGIFYNERDDPLSANLLSLEGRKWKALRSKLTPTFTSGKMKFMYPTILGVMDRFDQTLREILKTQTDVEIKELLARFTTDVIGTCAFGIECNSLKDPNTEFRKVGRTAFEKNRNGLLGRAFITQFPELSRKLGLKTTRDDVHNFFMKVVRETVEFRETNNVRRNDFMDILIQLKNGSNGSEDAKDGLGKLSLEEIAAQAFIFFLAGFETSSTNMTYSLYELAMNTEMQEKARREISDVLAKHAGEFTYDAMSEMTYIDHIITESLRKYPPASLLIRKCNCDYQIPNSDRIIEKGTRVLIPAYSIHRDPDIWPDPEVFDPERFAPEQVKERHPMAFLGFGDGPRNCIGARFGQMQSRIGLVSLLRNYRFEICDKTPTVLEYSMTTPILTPKGGLWLKVEAIEQL; translated from the exons ATGGCAATTCTTGTGGCGTTTTGTTCTATTCTAGTCACCATCTTGACTAGCGTTTATGTGCTTTTCAAAATTCAGTATAGATACTGGGCAAAACGTGGAGTGCCGTGTTTAGAACCAATATTTCCATTTGGATCGCTCCGTCGAAATGGAAAACGGCGCCCTATAAAGGATACATTAGATGAGACGTATCGAGAGTTCAGTGGGAAAGGGCCGCTCGCAGGGCTGTATTTTTTCAGCAACGCAGTTCTTATGGTGCTTGATCTTGATCTCATCCATAATATACTCGTGAGAGATTTTAACAAGTTCCACGATCGAGGCATATTCTACAATGAACGAGATGATCCACTGTCAGCCAATCTACTTTCCCTGGAGGGTCGTAAGTGGAAGGCACTTAGATCAAAGCTAACACCAACTTTCACATCAGGAAAAATGAAGTTCATGTATCCAACAATATTGGGAGTGATGGATCGATTTGATCAAACCTTACGAGAAATATTGAAGACTCAAACAGATGTCGAAATCAAAGAGCTTCTGGCGAGATTCACAACAGACGTGATAGGAACTTGTGCCTTTGGCATCGAATGCAACAGTTTGAAAGATCCAAATACGGAGTTCCGGAAAGTGGGACGAACTGCATTTGAGAAAAATCGAAATGGACTTTTGGGCAGAGCATTTATCACGCAGTTTCCAGAATTATCACGAAAACTTGGTTTAAAAACTACAAGGGATGATGTACACAATTTCTTCATGAAAGTTGTCCGTGAAACTGTTGAATTTCGGGAGACAAATAATGTTCGAAGGAACGATTTTATGGATATATTGATACAATTGAAAAATGGAAGCAATGGAAGTGAAGACGCTAAGGATGGTTTAGGAAAGCTGAGTCTCGAAGAAATTGCTGCGCAAGCTTTCATCTTCTTTTTGGCTGGATTCGAAACCTCCTCAACAAATATGACATACTCTCTTTATGAATTGGCCATGAATACAGAGATGCAAGAAAAGGCTCGTCGTGAAATAAGTGATGTTCTAGCAAAACACGCAGGAGAATTCACATATGACGCTATGTCGGAAATGACTTACATTGATCATATAATTACTG AATCCTTACGCAAATACCCACCAGCCAGCCTGCTTATAAGAAAATGCAACTGTGATTATCAAATTCCCAACTCAGATAGAATTATCGAGAAAGGTACTCGCGTTCTTATACCTGCCTATTCGATTCATCGCGATCCTGATATCTGGCCGGACCCAGAAGTTTTTGACCCAGAACGTTTTGCACCGGAACAAGTTAAAGAGCGTCACCCAATGGCATTTTTAGGTTTTGGCGATGGACCTAGAAATTGCATAGGAGCAAGATTTGGGCAGATGCAATCTCGAATTGGCCTGGTATCATTGCTGAGGAACTACCGATTTGAAATATGTGACAAAACACCAACTGTTCTGGAATATTCAATGACGACTCCGATTTTAACCCCTAAAGGTGGATTATGGCTAAAAGTTGAAGCTATAGAACAATTGTGA